From a region of the Haematobia irritans isolate KBUSLIRL chromosome 4, ASM5000362v1, whole genome shotgun sequence genome:
- the LOC142236368 gene encoding uncharacterized protein LOC142236368 has product MAAVLSSCTSLASTARQLDTNYAQLGEGLGGLAGSCLSLRGGLSSIGASRQSFSKTSHHLNDSVMYPSLPKYHRSSSAQQTMTTPNQHHSAFSSSLAYGMPVSSGYSSQHSTLQKSYNSSSASVKRGNTSSDVCRNYWGHSQPTSSGLYRSSERHQSKRKSAVELLAESKPYFVKSDTPIMERTNFGASTLVCSGKRNRNSSSVILDEGKYNPSYGETTYSAAEAERRYGATAAHRRSSHMHHHHSHNSGCHGSSGNSGMYQGKFRMSMSTDTGHERDKLTRYRKEQFGEPIVLTETKSVSFEEDVAFRIPPPVYFSQQSYSSMYDGGEEPLVLTENYRPISPPAEYAEDSGETHNDSRPRYNYQRSYSHSHEMANDKSKYTAASYNINSHKSLPDLHTQINRHSPHSEILSCCSRGNRSIKSAGESSLNRDSGGSSGHYTHRSEPCYRQHRVDMDRDREPTKKCCSATTRVEYRRDSGSSTQHSNNSYCDYSCKALMDNYDSSDYLLNFTTPEVPEAFQDDYIPPSPRMHNYQNDDTRYYSSSSHQILAGHGYMKHKASSDEPIVQSPGSQPSIEDISPPPIQFKRQKCIRFKNRHRISLPQQPTSANELSSHPTSSAMDSYRRSDPPRYFFPKCFSADDYQPQPQSHSNSQSTSHLSQPHQSSHQQQIKEFRDQYANNSLRRSQEFLQPNPPPSSESIVDLEKFFDRLGLNDDKFHEIYTMSKRKHSNGSDSDNSTVFFSDVSTVDSMRLPDSTETQPQTTQTYRPTEPPSIVERNARIIKWLCNVRKVQNELK; this is encoded by the exons ATGGCTGCTGTGCTAAGCAGTTGCACCTCATTAGCGTCAACTGCAAGGCAATTGGACACGAATTACGCCCAATTGGGGGAGGGATTGGGTGGATTAGCTGGTAGCTGTCTATCGCTGAGGGGCGGATTAAGTAGCATAGGAGCCAGTCGCCAGAGTTTCAGCAAAACATCTCATCACTTGAACGACTCCGTTATGTATCCCTCTTTACCAAAATATCATAGATCTTCCAGCGCACAACAGACAATGACCACGCCCAATCAGCATCATTCAGCATTCAGTTCATCTTTGGCCTATGGTATGCCCGTTAGTTCTGGTTACTCCTCTCAACactcaaccttgcaaaaatcctATAATTCTTCATCAGCATCGGTGAAAAGGGGTAATACCTCATCGGATGTATGTCGCAATTATTGGGGACATAGTCAGCCCACTTCATCGGGCTTGTATCGATCATCGGAACGTCATCAGTCAAAGCGTAAATCAGCCGTAGAACTTCTGGCGGAGTCAAAGCCGTATTTTGTAAAGAGTGATACACCCATTATGGAACGCACAAATTTCGGAGCCAGCACTTTGGTGTGTAGTGGCAAAAGGAATAGAAAtagctcaagtgttatcctggaTGAAGGTAAATATAATCCTTCATATGGGGAAACTACATATTCGGCAGCTGAAGCAGAGCGTCGTTATGGAGCAACAGCTGCTCACAGGAGATCATCACATATGCATCATCATCACAGTCATAATTCTGGTTGCCATGGTTCCTCTGGAAATTCCGGCATGTATCAGGGCAAATTTCGCATGTCCATGTCAACGGATACCGGTCACGAAAGGGATAAACTGACCAGATATCGTAAGGAACAATTTGGAGAGCCAATAGTTCTAACTGAG ACAAAATCGGTTTCCTTTGAGGAAGATGTAGCATTTCGAATTCCTCCACCTGTTTATTTTTCTCAACAATCGTATAGCTCTATGTACGACGGCGGAGAAGAGCCGTTGGTATTAACGGAGAATTACAGACCAATTAGTCCGCCAGCTGAATATGCTGAGGATTCTGGAGAGACGCACAACGATTCTAGACCcag ATACAATTATCAACGCTCCTACTCACATTCCCATGAGATGGCCAATGATAAATCCAAATACACTGCCGCCTCGTACAATATAAACAGCCATAAATCCCTGCCCGATTTGCATACCCAAATCAATCGTCATTCACCGCACAGTGAAATCCTTAGCTGCTGCAGCCGTGGCAATCGATCCATAAAATCAGCTGGAGAATCTTCGCTGAATCGAGATTCTGGTGGCTCCTCGGGCCACTACACTCATCGTAGTGAGCCGTGTTATCGACAGCATCGTGTCGATATGGACCGCGATAGAGAGCCCACAAAGAAATGTTGTAGTGCTACAACACGAGTCGAATATCGTCGTGACAGTGGCTCTTCAACACAGCACAGCAACAATTCCTACTGTGATTATTCTTGCAAAGCCCTAATGGATAATTACGACTCCTCGGACTACCTGTTGAATTTCACAACACCAGAAGTACCCGAGGCATTCCAAGATGATTACATACCTCCATCACCACGCATGCACAACTATCAGAATGATGATACTCGCTACTATAGTTCCTCGTCTCATCAGATACTAGCTGGTCATGGTTATATGAAACATAAGGCTTCATCCGACGAGCCTATAGTGCAATCACCAGGCTCACAGCCATCCATAGAGGACATAAGTCCGCCACCCATACAATTCAAACGGCAAAAATGCATACGTTTCAAGAATCGCCATCGTATATCGTTGCCGCAACAGCCAACATCGGCCAATGAATTATCATCCCATCCCACATCCTCAGCAATGGATTCGTATAGGCGTTCAGATCCACCACGTTATTTCTTTCCCAAGTGCTTTTCGGCCGATGATTATCAACCACAACCACAATCCCATTCCAATTCTCAGTCCACATCACATTTGTCCCAACCGCATCAGTCTTCCCATCAGCAACAAATCAAAGAGTTCAGAGATCAATATGCAAATAATTCGCTAAGACGTTCTCAGGAATTCCTGCAACCCAATCCTCCACCCTCATCAGAGTCTATAGTAGATCTGGAGAAATTTTTCGATCGATTGGGTCTAAACGATGATAAATTCCATGAGATTTACACTATGTCGAAGAGAAAACACAGCAACGGCAGTGATTCGGACAACAGTACAGTCTTCTTTTCAGATGTCAGTACTGTTGATTCTATGCGTTTACCTGATAGCACTGAGACCCAGCCGCAAACCACACAAACCTATAGACCCACTGAGCCACCATCGATTGTGGAAAGAAATGCCCGAATTATTAAGTGGCTGTGTAATGTTCGCAAAGTTCAAAATGAGTTGAAATGA